GAAATTCGCGGAACTCGCCCATTTCATCGGGCGGCACCTGCAGGCCCACCAAAATGCGGCCGACGTCGCCGCCCTGGTTGCGATAGTGGAACAGCGAAATATTCCAGTTCGGCGCCATGCTGTCGAGGAAGCGCATTAGCGCGCCCGGCCGCTCGGGAAACTCGAAACGATACAGCAGCTCGTCATGCGCCAGCGCGCTCTTGCCGCCGACCAGGTGGCGGATGTGCAGCTTGGCCAGCTCGTCGTGCGTCAGGTCGAGCGTGTGGAAATCGTGCGCCTCGAACGAGCGCGCCAGCACGCCCGACTCGCCGCGGTTGGCGATCTGGATGCCGACGAACACATGCGCCTCGCGCTCGCCGCTGATGCGGTAATTGAATTCGGTGACGTTGCGCGGCCCGACCAGCTGGCAGAAGCGCTTGAAGCTGCCGCGCTGCTCGGGGATCGTCACGGCGAACACCGCCTCGCGCGACTCGCCCAGTTCGGCGCGCTCGGCGACGAAGCGCAGGCGGTCGAAGTTCATGTTGGCGCCGCCCGCCACCGCAATCAGGGTCTCGCCCTTGACCGGGTTGCGGCTCAGCGCCGAACGCTCGACATAAGCCTTAGCCCCTGCCACCGCCAGCGCGCCGGCCGGCTCGAGGATGCTGCGCGTGTCCTGGAACACGTCCTTGATCGCCGCGCAGATCGCGTCGGTGTCGACGATGATGATCTCGTCGACCACCTTCTGCGCGATGCGGAAGGTCTCTTCGCCGACCAGGCGCACCGCGGTGCCGTCGGAGAACAAGCCAACGTCGGGGAGGGTGACACGCTCGCCCGATTTGAGGCTGCGCGCCATCGCGTCCGAGTCCAGCGTCTGCACGCCGATCACCTTGATGTCGGGCCGCACCTCCTTGACGTAGGCGCCGATGCCTGCGACCAGCCCGCCGCCGCCGATCGCGACAAAGATCGCGTGGATCGGCCCGGAGTGCTGGCGCAGGATCTCCATGCCGATGGTGCCCTGGCCGGCGATCACGTCGGGGTCGTCGAACGGGTGCACGAAGGTCAGTTTCTGCTCTTTTTCCAGCGTGATCGCGTGATTGT
This window of the Massilia sp. R2A-15 genome carries:
- the ilvA gene encoding threonine ammonia-lyase, biosynthetic, whose translation is MTIDYLKKILTSRVYDVADETPLELAPTLSERFDNQIYFKREDMQGVFSFKVRGAYNKMANLSPAQLKRGVICASAGNHAQGVALAASRLGGRALIVMPTTTPPVKIDAVRARGGPNVEIVLHGDSYTDAHNHAITLEKEQKLTFVHPFDDPDVIAGQGTIGMEILRQHSGPIHAIFVAIGGGGLVAGIGAYVKEVRPDIKVIGVQTLDSDAMARSLKSGERVTLPDVGLFSDGTAVRLVGEETFRIAQKVVDEIIIVDTDAICAAIKDVFQDTRSILEPAGALAVAGAKAYVERSALSRNPVKGETLIAVAGGANMNFDRLRFVAERAELGESREAVFAVTIPEQRGSFKRFCQLVGPRNVTEFNYRISGEREAHVFVGIQIANRGESGVLARSFEAHDFHTLDLTHDELAKLHIRHLVGGKSALAHDELLYRFEFPERPGALMRFLDSMAPNWNISLFHYRNQGGDVGRILVGLQVPPDEMGEFREFLNTLGYRYWDESANPVYKLFL